A portion of the Kiritimatiellia bacterium genome contains these proteins:
- a CDS encoding sugar phosphate isomerase/epimerase — protein sequence MHLIRRRDWLKESAVLAALAALPARLQAAGAKIPIGLQLYSVRRECAEDLPGVLAAVAKMGYRGVEFAGYHGRTAAQLKAMLDDVGLVCCGTHTGWPTIQPDQLGSTIEFNRTLGNPYLIVPGLPKACVESVEACRKTAATFTQQAEVAAAQQMYVGYHAHGGDFRRLENGETVWDTIFSNAGPKVVMQLDTGNCLGGGGDPVATLKRYPGRSLTIHLKEHGGPKGAAVGEGQVPWAQVFEICETTGGTRWYIVEHETGERPMESVRRCFENLAKMGKT from the coding sequence ATGCATCTGATCCGCCGTCGCGACTGGTTGAAGGAAAGCGCAGTGCTCGCCGCACTTGCCGCGCTGCCCGCGAGGTTGCAGGCGGCCGGCGCAAAGATCCCGATCGGACTTCAGCTCTACTCGGTACGGCGCGAATGCGCCGAGGACCTGCCGGGCGTGCTCGCAGCGGTCGCCAAAATGGGGTACCGCGGCGTTGAGTTTGCGGGCTACCACGGCCGCACCGCCGCCCAGCTGAAGGCGATGCTGGACGACGTCGGGCTGGTGTGCTGCGGCACCCACACCGGCTGGCCAACGATCCAGCCGGATCAGCTGGGCTCGACCATCGAGTTCAATCGTACGCTGGGCAATCCCTACCTGATCGTGCCGGGCCTGCCCAAAGCGTGTGTGGAGTCCGTCGAGGCCTGCCGAAAAACCGCAGCGACGTTCACCCAACAGGCGGAGGTGGCCGCGGCGCAGCAGATGTACGTCGGTTACCACGCCCACGGTGGGGATTTTCGTCGTCTGGAGAACGGCGAAACGGTGTGGGACACGATCTTTTCAAACGCCGGCCCGAAGGTGGTGATGCAGCTGGACACCGGCAACTGCCTGGGCGGCGGCGGCGATCCGGTCGCCACGCTCAAGCGTTATCCGGGCCGGTCACTGACGATTCATTTGAAGGAACATGGCGGGCCGAAAGGCGCCGCGGTGGGAGAGGGCCAGGTGCCCTGGGCGCAGGTGTTCGAGATCTGCGAGACCACCGGCGGCACCCGCTGGTACATCGTCGAGCACGAAACCGGCGAGCGGCCGATGGAGAGCGTGCGGCGCTGCTTCGAAAATCTCGCGAAAATGGGGAAGACCTGA
- a CDS encoding heme-binding protein gives MITLQSMVRRARPAATGLAAAAGIAAGVEQLDYEVLSSEGPLELRRYNAHVVAELEVEGDLESAGNIAFRPLYRFITGHNRAGRHIPMTAPVVQTPVTDARWRVAFVMPSGSTLDHLPQPADERVRLRVVPLQWAAAIRYSGRWSRDRFETHRRRLEAWVAANGWTAVGPPVWARYDPPLMPWFLRRNEIWLPLAEPSRPPARPRSPPS, from the coding sequence ATGATCACATTGCAGTCGATGGTTCGGCGCGCCCGCCCGGCCGCCACCGGCCTCGCCGCGGCAGCAGGGATCGCCGCCGGTGTTGAACAGCTCGACTATGAGGTGCTCAGCTCCGAAGGTCCCCTCGAGCTGCGTCGCTACAACGCCCACGTGGTGGCCGAACTCGAGGTGGAGGGCGATCTGGAATCCGCAGGCAATATCGCGTTCCGCCCCCTATACCGCTTCATCACCGGCCACAACCGCGCCGGCCGGCACATTCCGATGACCGCACCAGTCGTACAGACGCCGGTGACGGATGCGCGTTGGCGGGTCGCCTTCGTGATGCCCAGCGGCAGCACGCTGGACCATCTGCCGCAGCCGGCCGACGAACGCGTTCGGCTGCGGGTGGTGCCCCTGCAGTGGGCCGCCGCGATCCGCTACTCCGGCAGATGGAGCCGCGATCGATTCGAGACGCACCGACGCCGGCTCGAGGCCTGGGTGGCCGCCAACGGTTGGACCGCGGTCGGCCCGCCGGTGTGGGCCCGCTACGATCCGCCCCTCATGCCGTGGTTCCTCCGCCGCAACGAAATCTGGCTGCCCTTGGCCGAACCCTCCCGTCCGCCGGCGCGGCCGCGATCACCGCCGAGCTGA
- a CDS encoding serine/threonine protein kinase, whose protein sequence is MEIRFECRQCQTRLEVDVESAGTVISCPNCGESQTVPRRGLGPGTVVGGFQIIRLIGRGGMGEVYLARQRSLDRLVALKVLSRYLAPSPEAAERFIREMRLMARLEHPYLVTAYEGGEDSGVVYLAMAYVRGSSLHERVRTHGPLSEGEALAIGRKVASALQYAWQEMRLLHRDIKPSNILLDAHGEPKLADLGLAKCLGQSEAQTLSGAVLGTPNYMSPEQAEGREDLDVRSDIYSLGATLYTAVTGEIPYQAASLVEVLRRAATEPLPDPRTFAPRLSAEFVELLGQLLARDRRQRPADWAEAIAAFDRLLVRYPGALGALPAAEVVPAAGGEGSRWSRATWPVRVLVGGAIAASLVLGVATGHWWTRRRPSHSEGTEPALPTEPAIPVAGEPAPPADQPPTASAAPAPPLPAPREEDFHAPGRPPLTMEQRRRLARLWGEAREYLRSRPDDPEGQLARFRRIVELAPNSPVARQVEKWIADSGLEQRVRRRQLEREMRRLTDEAIASGRIAEAIEQIERAAAGPHAAETAALREELLRRLRGELEAVRRRELERRRDAAIDTAADAALRGQWAAAQAALATELASPDLAAEQRAPLEEAAALIAEATGWPAAVLASFRSQRGQQIAIEFRDGRTETLQIHSVQESAVVARRILPEGFIERTFTPAELSWRERLSRAGPKSPAVRAFLEGCWLLEDGDRENAAAAFSASRTALGAALQRRLTSAPPGARSA, encoded by the coding sequence ATGGAAATCCGATTCGAGTGCCGCCAGTGTCAGACGCGGCTCGAGGTGGACGTCGAGTCGGCGGGCACGGTCATCAGCTGTCCGAACTGTGGTGAGTCGCAGACGGTGCCGCGCCGCGGCCTGGGGCCGGGCACGGTGGTGGGGGGGTTTCAGATCATCCGGCTGATCGGCCGGGGCGGCATGGGCGAGGTCTATCTGGCGCGTCAGCGCTCGCTGGACCGGCTGGTCGCGCTGAAGGTGCTTTCCCGTTATCTGGCGCCTTCTCCCGAGGCGGCGGAGCGGTTCATCCGCGAGATGCGGCTGATGGCGCGTCTGGAACACCCCTATCTGGTTACCGCGTACGAAGGCGGCGAGGACAGCGGCGTGGTGTATCTGGCGATGGCGTACGTGCGGGGGTCCTCGCTGCACGAGCGGGTACGCACGCACGGGCCGCTGTCCGAAGGCGAGGCGCTGGCGATTGGTCGCAAGGTGGCCAGCGCACTGCAGTACGCGTGGCAGGAGATGCGGCTGCTGCACCGCGACATCAAACCCTCCAACATCCTTCTGGATGCCCACGGCGAACCGAAGCTCGCCGATCTTGGGCTAGCGAAGTGTCTGGGCCAGAGCGAGGCTCAGACGCTCAGCGGCGCAGTGCTCGGCACGCCCAACTACATGAGCCCCGAGCAGGCCGAGGGCCGCGAGGATCTCGACGTGCGGTCCGACATCTACTCGCTGGGCGCCACGCTGTACACGGCGGTGACCGGCGAGATTCCTTATCAGGCCGCCTCGCTCGTCGAGGTGCTGCGGCGCGCCGCAACCGAGCCGCTGCCCGATCCCCGCACCTTCGCGCCGCGGTTATCGGCGGAGTTTGTGGAGCTGCTGGGTCAGCTGCTGGCGCGCGACCGGCGTCAGCGCCCCGCCGACTGGGCAGAAGCAATCGCAGCGTTTGACCGGCTGCTGGTTCGCTACCCCGGTGCGCTGGGCGCACTGCCGGCGGCAGAGGTCGTACCGGCGGCGGGCGGGGAGGGCTCACGGTGGAGCCGGGCGACCTGGCCGGTGCGGGTGCTGGTGGGCGGCGCCATTGCAGCATCGCTGGTGCTGGGCGTGGCGACCGGGCACTGGTGGACGCGCCGCCGACCGTCTCACTCCGAGGGGACGGAACCGGCGCTCCCCACCGAACCGGCGATTCCGGTTGCGGGGGAGCCGGCTCCACCGGCGGATCAACCTCCCACCGCCTCCGCGGCGCCGGCGCCGCCCCTGCCCGCACCGCGCGAGGAGGACTTTCACGCCCCGGGCCGCCCGCCGCTGACGATGGAGCAGCGCCGGCGTCTTGCGCGACTGTGGGGCGAGGCGCGCGAGTACCTGCGGAGCCGGCCCGACGATCCGGAAGGTCAACTCGCGCGCTTTCGGCGGATCGTCGAACTGGCGCCGAACAGTCCGGTCGCCCGCCAGGTGGAAAAATGGATTGCGGACAGCGGGCTGGAGCAGCGCGTCCGTCGTCGACAGCTGGAGCGGGAGATGCGACGGCTGACGGACGAGGCGATCGCGAGCGGCCGGATCGCGGAGGCGATTGAGCAGATCGAACGCGCGGCAGCCGGGCCGCACGCCGCCGAGACGGCCGCGTTGCGGGAAGAGCTGCTCCGGCGGCTGCGCGGCGAGCTAGAGGCCGTGCGGCGACGCGAGCTCGAACGGCGTCGCGACGCTGCGATCGACACCGCGGCCGACGCCGCGTTGCGCGGCCAGTGGGCCGCCGCGCAGGCGGCGTTGGCCACGGAACTGGCTTCGCCGGACCTTGCCGCCGAGCAGCGCGCGCCGCTGGAGGAGGCCGCTGCGTTGATCGCGGAAGCAACCGGCTGGCCCGCCGCGGTGCTGGCATCGTTCCGTTCGCAGCGCGGCCAGCAGATCGCGATCGAGTTCCGCGACGGCCGGACGGAGACGCTGCAGATCCACTCGGTTCAGGAGTCGGCGGTCGTCGCGCGCCGCATTTTGCCCGAGGGGTTCATCGAGCGAACGTTCACGCCCGCAGAGCTGAGCTGGCGGGAGCGCCTTTCGCGGGCCGGTCCGAAGTCGCCGGCGGTGCGGGCGTTTCTGGAGGGTTGCTGGCTGCTGGAAGACGGCGATCGCGAGAACGCCGCGGCGGCGTTTTCGGCCAGTCGAACCGCGCTGGGCGCGGCGCTGCAGCGCCGGCTAACGAGCGCGCCCCCAGGTGCGCGGTCCGCCTGA